One Streptomyces sp. ML-6 genomic region harbors:
- a CDS encoding SDR family oxidoreductase yields MISLDGKRALVTGGGAGIGRATAQVLAELGARVVIADIDADGGERTAKDTGGVFVRCDVSRREDCEAVVHTAQERFGGVDVLFNNAGIIRRSTVCEITEDDWDLVMAVNIRSVMLMSRLVIPGMVARGGGSIINTGSGWGIRGGGRAVSYCASKGAVVNMTRAMAIDHGPDNIRVNCVCPGDTATGMLAEEARQLGESSDAFYAEAADRPLGRIGQPRDIARTVAFLASDASAFLSGAIIPVDGAGTA; encoded by the coding sequence ATGATCTCCCTCGACGGCAAGCGCGCCCTCGTGACCGGTGGCGGAGCCGGGATCGGCCGTGCCACCGCCCAGGTCCTCGCGGAGCTCGGCGCCCGTGTGGTGATCGCCGACATCGACGCGGACGGCGGCGAACGCACCGCGAAGGACACCGGCGGGGTCTTCGTGCGCTGCGACGTGTCACGACGCGAGGACTGCGAGGCCGTGGTGCACACGGCGCAGGAGCGGTTCGGCGGGGTGGACGTCCTCTTCAACAACGCCGGCATCATCCGTCGCTCCACGGTCTGCGAGATCACCGAGGACGACTGGGACCTGGTGATGGCCGTGAACATCCGCTCGGTGATGCTGATGAGCCGTCTCGTGATCCCCGGGATGGTGGCCCGGGGCGGCGGCTCCATCATCAACACCGGTTCCGGGTGGGGCATCCGTGGCGGGGGCCGGGCCGTCTCGTACTGCGCGTCGAAGGGTGCCGTCGTCAACATGACCCGCGCCATGGCCATCGATCACGGCCCCGACAACATCCGCGTCAACTGCGTCTGCCCCGGTGACACGGCGACCGGGATGCTCGCCGAGGAGGCCCGCCAGCTCGGCGAGAGCTCCGACGCGTTCTACGCCGAGGCAGCCGACCGGCCGCTCGGCCGGATCGGGCAGCCCCGCGACATCGCCCGGACCGTGGCGTTCCTCGCCTCCGACGCCTCGGCGTTCCTGAGCGGGGCGATCATCCCGGTCGACGGCGCCGGTACCGCGTGA
- a CDS encoding NAD(+)/NADH kinase, with amino-acid sequence MRRVGLVVNPVAGLGGRVGLGGTDGPDRLRLARSLGALPSAGLRATAALSELAARSGWSAGKESGGVAFAPAGPDGARSGTPGAGLLVVTAAGLLGADSVAAAGLAGRVVYAAGAGRDTSAADTDAAVRAVVAEGVDLLLFAGGDGTARDVLGALGGAACPVLGVPTGVKMHSAVFAVGPRAAGEVAAAWLAREGAVRLRDAEVMDRDEDALGEGRVTSRLFGWLPVPDVPVRVQQRKTGSTVPGPEAVGGIAAEVADRVGDGLLVLGPGTTTRAVAAALGADVSPAGVDVLRLRPDRPPCVVERDAGEAALLSAGPAWIALSPIGGQGFLLGRGNQQISPRVLRAAGGRERLLVLCTEQKLAALGGRPLLLDTGDDALDAELSGHLPVITGRRRTSLYRLTG; translated from the coding sequence GTGAGGAGGGTCGGCCTGGTGGTCAACCCGGTCGCCGGTCTCGGCGGCCGGGTGGGCCTGGGCGGCACCGACGGCCCGGACCGGCTCCGCCTGGCGCGCTCGCTGGGCGCGCTCCCCTCGGCGGGGCTCCGGGCCACCGCCGCCCTGAGTGAACTGGCGGCGCGTTCGGGGTGGTCGGCGGGGAAGGAGTCGGGCGGCGTGGCCTTCGCCCCGGCCGGTCCCGACGGTGCGCGGTCCGGAACGCCGGGTGCCGGGCTCCTCGTCGTCACCGCCGCCGGTCTCCTGGGCGCCGACTCCGTGGCCGCCGCGGGGCTCGCGGGGCGGGTCGTGTACGCCGCCGGGGCCGGGCGGGACACCTCGGCCGCGGACACCGACGCCGCGGTGCGGGCCGTCGTCGCCGAGGGCGTGGACCTCCTGCTCTTCGCGGGCGGCGACGGCACCGCGCGGGACGTGCTCGGCGCCCTCGGCGGGGCCGCCTGCCCGGTCCTCGGCGTGCCGACGGGGGTGAAGATGCACTCGGCGGTCTTCGCCGTCGGCCCGCGCGCCGCCGGTGAGGTCGCGGCGGCGTGGCTCGCCCGCGAAGGCGCCGTCCGGCTGCGGGACGCCGAGGTGATGGACCGGGACGAGGACGCCCTGGGCGAGGGCCGGGTCACCTCACGGCTGTTCGGCTGGCTGCCGGTCCCCGACGTACCGGTCCGGGTGCAGCAGCGCAAGACCGGCAGCACCGTCCCCGGGCCCGAAGCGGTCGGCGGCATCGCGGCCGAGGTCGCCGACCGGGTCGGGGACGGGCTGCTCGTGCTCGGCCCGGGCACCACCACCCGGGCGGTCGCGGCGGCGCTCGGCGCGGATGTCTCCCCGGCCGGGGTCGACGTGCTCCGCCTGCGGCCGGACCGCCCACCGTGCGTCGTGGAGCGCGACGCGGGCGAGGCCGCCCTCCTCTCGGCCGGCCCCGCCTGGATCGCCCTCTCCCCCATCGGCGGCCAGGGTTTCCTCCTCGGCCGCGGCAACCAGCAGATCTCGCCGCGCGTCCTGCGCGCGGCGGGCGGTCGCGAGCGCCTGCTCGTGCTGTGCACGGAACAGAAACTGGCCGCGCTCGGCGGCCGTCCGCTCCTCCTCGACACCGGCGACGACGCGCTCGACGCGGAGTTGTCCGGCCACCTCCCCGTCATCACCGGCAGGCGGCGCACCTCGCTGTACCGCCTGACCGGATGA
- a CDS encoding metalloregulator ArsR/SmtB family transcription factor, which yields MAEDVFKALADPTRRLILDELTERNGQTLFEICSRLVTKHGLGLSRQAISQHLAVLESAGLVLSRRQGRYKFHDLNTEPLEHIVARWLGPDTPESTP from the coding sequence ATGGCGGAAGATGTTTTCAAGGCCCTGGCCGACCCCACCCGCCGGCTCATCCTCGACGAGCTGACGGAGCGGAACGGCCAGACCCTGTTCGAGATTTGCTCACGGCTGGTCACCAAGCACGGCCTGGGGCTGTCCCGTCAGGCGATCAGCCAGCACCTGGCCGTACTCGAATCCGCGGGCCTGGTCCTCTCCCGTCGCCAGGGCCGCTACAAGTTCCACGACCTGAACACCGAACCCCTCGAACACATCGTGGCCCGGTGGCTCGGGCCCGACACACCGGAGAGCACCCCGTGA
- a CDS encoding MbtH family protein yields MSTNPFDDPEGRFLVLVNDEGQHSLWPSFAEVPGGWTVAFEENTREACLEFVETNWTDLRPRSLVAATD; encoded by the coding sequence ATGAGCACCAACCCGTTCGACGACCCCGAAGGCCGCTTCCTGGTCCTGGTGAACGACGAGGGGCAGCACTCGCTCTGGCCGTCCTTCGCCGAGGTCCCCGGTGGATGGACGGTCGCCTTCGAGGAGAACACCCGGGAGGCGTGCCTGGAGTTCGTCGAGACCAACTGGACCGACCTGCGCCCCCGGTCCCTCGTGGCCGCCACCGACTGA
- a CDS encoding ABC transporter ATP-binding protein yields the protein MRTPDMRSPRPGTDILRTALRRNVGAMVRGTVLMGLYQAGETAFPIALGLIVEHTMRDRSPAALGLSIGALAVIITTVSLSWRFGMRVLQKANTTEAHRWRVRVAARVLQPVAGDTDLKSGEVLTIATEDADQTADIIEVVPLLVSSLVAVVVAALALGLADVRLGLLVIVGTVAILSVLAVLSKRIGAGTREQQTRVARAGAKVADLIVGLRPLHGFGGNHAAFGAYRRVSTDARRQAITVAGANGTYEGTALALNAVLAAAVSLTAGWLAFGGRITIGELVMAVGLAQFIIEPLKMFSEMPKYVMIARASAQRMALVLDAPPVTTPGPRRPAKGGALTVDRLRYGTLRGLEFEVEAGAFVAITAYRPREAADLASVLAVNVPPDAYGGAVRLGGQALAELSVEAVREHMLVNPYDGEIFAGTLRTNIDPSGTSGMVPEAVEASMLTDVVALHREGLDHEVRDRGANLSGGQRQRLSLARALAADAEVLVLHDPTTAVDAVTEQLIARNVAKLRRGRTTLVLTSSPALLDAADRVLVLDDGVITAEDTHRNLLADNEEYCLAVAR from the coding sequence ATGAGAACTCCTGACATGCGAAGCCCCCGCCCGGGAACGGACATCCTGCGGACCGCGCTGCGGCGCAACGTCGGCGCCATGGTCCGGGGCACCGTCCTCATGGGCCTGTACCAGGCGGGGGAGACCGCCTTCCCCATCGCGCTCGGCCTGATCGTCGAGCACACCATGCGGGACCGCAGCCCGGCCGCGCTCGGCCTGTCGATCGGCGCGCTGGCCGTGATCATCACGACGGTGTCGCTGTCGTGGCGGTTCGGGATGCGCGTCCTGCAGAAGGCCAACACGACCGAGGCGCACCGGTGGCGGGTGCGGGTGGCCGCCCGGGTGCTCCAGCCGGTGGCCGGGGACACGGACCTGAAGTCCGGCGAGGTGCTGACCATCGCCACCGAGGACGCCGACCAGACCGCCGACATCATCGAGGTGGTGCCGCTGCTGGTCAGCTCCCTGGTGGCGGTGGTGGTCGCGGCGCTCGCGCTGGGACTGGCCGATGTCCGGCTCGGCCTGCTGGTGATCGTGGGAACCGTCGCGATCCTGTCGGTCCTGGCCGTGCTGTCCAAGCGGATCGGGGCCGGCACCCGCGAACAGCAGACCCGGGTGGCGCGGGCGGGCGCCAAGGTGGCCGACCTGATCGTCGGCCTGCGCCCGCTGCACGGCTTCGGCGGCAACCACGCGGCGTTCGGGGCCTACCGGAGGGTCAGCACGGACGCGCGGCGCCAGGCGATCACCGTCGCCGGGGCGAACGGCACGTACGAGGGCACCGCACTGGCCCTCAACGCGGTGCTCGCCGCCGCCGTGTCGCTGACGGCCGGCTGGCTGGCGTTCGGCGGCCGGATCACCATCGGGGAACTGGTCATGGCGGTGGGCCTCGCGCAGTTCATCATCGAACCGCTGAAGATGTTCTCGGAGATGCCCAAGTACGTGATGATCGCGCGGGCCTCGGCCCAGCGGATGGCGCTGGTGCTCGACGCCCCACCGGTGACCACCCCGGGGCCGCGACGCCCGGCGAAGGGCGGCGCCCTGACGGTAGACCGGCTCCGGTACGGGACCCTGCGCGGGCTGGAGTTCGAGGTGGAGGCCGGCGCGTTCGTGGCGATCACCGCCTACCGGCCGCGCGAGGCGGCCGACCTCGCCTCGGTCCTCGCGGTGAACGTACCGCCCGACGCGTACGGGGGAGCGGTGCGGCTCGGCGGACAGGCGCTCGCGGAACTGTCGGTCGAGGCGGTCCGCGAGCACATGCTGGTGAACCCGTACGACGGGGAGATCTTCGCGGGCACCCTCCGCACGAACATCGACCCCTCGGGCACCAGTGGGATGGTTCCCGAGGCCGTCGAGGCGTCCATGCTGACCGATGTCGTCGCCCTCCACCGCGAGGGGCTCGACCACGAGGTCCGCGACCGCGGGGCGAACCTCTCCGGGGGGCAGCGCCAGCGGCTGTCCCTGGCCCGTGCCCTGGCCGCGGACGCCGAGGTACTGGTCCTGCACGACCCGACGACCGCCGTCGACGCGGTCACCGAGCAGCTCATCGCGCGCAACGTCGCGAAGCTGCGCCGCGGCCGCACCACGCTGGTGCTCACCAGCAGCCCGGCCCTGCTGGACGCCGCCGACCGGGTGCTCGTCCTGGACGACGGCGTCATCACCGCAGAGGACACCCATCGCAACCTCCTCGCCGACAACGAGGAGTACTGCCTGGCCGTGGCCCGCTGA
- a CDS encoding alpha/beta hydrolase-fold protein, which produces MHVAEEALAAFGPSGEPGTDAFWAAARTPVPMPAEGGDWPTLFLWRGSPAVIEFESWSPPVPLRRWGATDCWYALVRMPARLRVTYRILADGAAHADPFNPVGAGGDRSIAATPDAPAQPHWPPIGADDVLPLPRTRIRWAGGRLGGRRTVRVHPVGGGGPVVLLLDGDDWLHLHPAMTAFESAAAAGDMPPVTLVFLPAGDRRAEFGCRPELWEAVRDELLPLVARSGVPADPDRLVVAGQSLGGLSALYAALEFPDLVSRITCQSASFWWTPGAMDLADPLGGPVGGTVAARLRRGPDLSGLRCAFDVGEHETRMLPHCELTETLAERAGATVRVSRSASDHDRAGWRHALLRDVAWALA; this is translated from the coding sequence ATGCACGTGGCGGAGGAAGCCCTCGCCGCATTCGGGCCGTCCGGCGAACCGGGCACCGACGCGTTCTGGGCGGCGGCGCGGACGCCCGTTCCGATGCCCGCCGAGGGCGGTGACTGGCCGACCCTGTTCCTGTGGCGCGGCTCCCCGGCCGTCATCGAGTTCGAGAGCTGGTCACCACCGGTCCCCCTGCGCCGGTGGGGCGCCACGGACTGCTGGTACGCCCTGGTGCGCATGCCGGCGCGCCTGCGGGTGACCTACCGGATCCTCGCGGACGGCGCGGCGCACGCCGACCCGTTCAACCCGGTCGGCGCCGGCGGCGACCGGTCCATCGCCGCGACCCCGGACGCCCCGGCCCAGCCGCACTGGCCCCCGATCGGCGCCGACGACGTCCTGCCCCTCCCCCGCACCCGGATCCGCTGGGCCGGCGGACGGCTCGGCGGGCGGCGCACCGTGCGCGTCCATCCGGTGGGCGGCGGCGGTCCGGTGGTCCTGCTGCTCGACGGGGACGACTGGCTGCACCTGCACCCGGCCATGACCGCCTTCGAGTCGGCTGCCGCCGCCGGTGACATGCCGCCCGTCACCCTGGTCTTCCTCCCGGCCGGGGACCGGCGGGCCGAGTTCGGGTGCCGGCCCGAGCTGTGGGAGGCGGTCCGGGACGAACTGCTGCCGCTGGTCGCGCGGTCCGGGGTGCCGGCCGATCCGGACCGGCTGGTGGTCGCCGGGCAGAGCCTGGGCGGGCTGAGCGCGCTGTACGCGGCGCTGGAGTTCCCGGACCTGGTCTCCCGTATCACCTGCCAGTCGGCCTCCTTCTGGTGGACGCCCGGCGCCATGGACCTGGCGGACCCCCTGGGCGGCCCGGTCGGGGGCACCGTCGCCGCGCGTCTGCGGCGGGGCCCCGATCTGTCCGGGCTGCGGTGCGCGTTCGACGTGGGGGAGCACGAGACGCGGATGCTGCCCCACTGCGAGCTGACCGAGACCCTGGCCGAACGGGCCGGGGCGACCGTACGGGTCTCCCGGTCGGCCTCGGACCACGACCGGGCGGGCTGGCGGCATGCCCTGCTCAGGGATGTCGCCTGGGCGCTGGCCTGA
- a CDS encoding TioE family transcriptional regulator codes for MGRKLQSRERLRPIDLARGHGLSTQAVRNYEEAGILPAADRTPHGYRTYAPLHARALRTFLALVPGHGHRTATSIMRAVNRGEADEAFRLIDESHAQLLDDRRTLRAVENALRDLASTPAPGPGTVAPGSGGMFVGALAGRLGIQPATLRKWERAGLLHPRRDPLTGYRVYDEADVRDALMAHQLRRGGYLLEQIAPLIARVRSAGGLEPLEATLRDWHDRVAARGRAMLAGAAELEAYLHERG; via the coding sequence ATGGGACGAAAGCTTCAAAGCCGTGAACGCCTTCGGCCGATCGACCTGGCCCGGGGGCACGGTCTGTCCACACAGGCCGTCAGGAACTACGAGGAGGCCGGCATCCTTCCGGCCGCCGACCGCACACCGCACGGTTACCGCACCTACGCCCCGTTGCACGCGCGGGCCCTGCGCACGTTCCTCGCCCTGGTGCCCGGCCACGGCCACCGGACGGCGACGTCGATCATGCGGGCCGTGAACCGGGGCGAGGCCGACGAGGCGTTCCGCCTCATCGACGAGAGCCATGCCCAACTGCTCGACGACCGGCGCACGCTCCGGGCGGTGGAGAACGCCCTGCGCGACCTGGCGTCCACCCCCGCCCCCGGGCCCGGCACGGTGGCGCCCGGGTCCGGCGGCATGTTCGTCGGGGCGCTGGCGGGGCGGCTCGGAATCCAGCCCGCGACGCTGCGCAAGTGGGAGCGCGCCGGGCTGCTGCACCCGCGCCGCGATCCGCTGACCGGGTACCGCGTCTACGACGAGGCCGACGTACGGGATGCCCTGATGGCGCATCAACTCAGGCGGGGCGGCTACCTGTTGGAGCAGATTGCCCCGCTGATCGCCCGGGTGCGGTCGGCGGGCGGACTGGAGCCCCTGGAGGCCACCCTGCGCGACTGGCACGACCGGGTGGCCGCACGCGGGCGGGCGATGCTGGCCGGGGCCGCCGAGCTGGAGGCGTACCTCCACGAGCGCGGCTGA
- a CDS encoding peptidoglycan-binding domain-containing protein, which produces MKNRIMSVLGAAVLAAGVLGVGAPSAGAAPGGCAHTSSTHRPTVQYGNTGVAVKQAQCLSNIWGGVPKLGVDGAFGSKTRAKIKWIQGCHGLTKDGIVGAKTWNVLYHPALDCYDPYPG; this is translated from the coding sequence ATGAAAAACCGGATCATGTCCGTCCTGGGTGCCGCTGTACTCGCCGCCGGAGTGCTGGGAGTCGGCGCACCATCGGCCGGCGCCGCGCCCGGAGGCTGCGCCCACACCTCGTCGACCCACCGCCCGACCGTTCAGTACGGCAATACGGGAGTGGCGGTGAAACAGGCCCAGTGCCTGTCGAACATCTGGGGCGGCGTGCCCAAACTGGGCGTCGACGGCGCCTTCGGCAGCAAGACACGCGCCAAGATCAAGTGGATCCAGGGGTGCCACGGCCTGACCAAGGACGGAATCGTCGGCGCCAAGACCTGGAACGTCCTCTACCACCCCGCCCTCGACTGCTACGACCCCTACCCGGGATAG
- a CDS encoding GntR family transcriptional regulator: MPIENRPLREQVKEELIKRLGRGTIATNSPINEGQLATELGVSRTPLREALITLEREGVITSERGKGFRFTPLSAQEFRDLSAIVATLEALALESSDPGHLAEIAPRLLEEARAFSAPQAPHDVIERYDDAWHDLLLSGCTNDRLMKLIASLKVTMHRYERVALGDQDILERSAVEHERIAECLQRGDLDAAVAALKENWNSGMHRILEHLKD; encoded by the coding sequence ATGCCAATCGAAAACCGCCCGCTGCGCGAACAGGTCAAGGAGGAACTGATCAAGCGCCTCGGGCGCGGCACGATCGCGACCAACTCACCGATCAACGAGGGGCAGCTCGCCACCGAACTCGGCGTCAGCCGCACACCGCTGCGCGAGGCGCTGATCACGTTGGAGCGCGAGGGCGTCATCACCAGCGAGCGCGGCAAGGGCTTCCGCTTCACGCCGCTCAGCGCACAGGAGTTCCGCGACCTGTCCGCGATCGTCGCGACGCTGGAGGCGCTCGCCCTGGAGTCCAGCGATCCCGGGCACCTGGCGGAGATCGCCCCCCGCCTCCTGGAGGAGGCACGCGCCTTCTCGGCCCCGCAGGCGCCGCACGACGTCATAGAGCGTTATGACGACGCGTGGCACGACCTGCTCCTGTCCGGCTGCACGAACGACCGCCTGATGAAGCTGATCGCCTCCCTGAAGGTGACGATGCACCGCTACGAGCGGGTGGCGCTGGGCGACCAGGACATCCTGGAACGTTCGGCGGTGGAGCACGAGCGGATCGCCGAGTGCCTGCAGCGCGGCGACCTCGACGCGGCCGTCGCGGCGCTCAAGGAGAACTGGAACAGCGGGATGCACCGCATCCTGGAGCATCTGAAGGACTGA
- the gcvPB gene encoding aminomethyl-transferring glycine dehydrogenase subunit GcvPB: MTAPHTPASVSPDRARIAGKPRLRRFRQASWDEELIFELGSPGERGVLVPAPDPSVPAAEVPAVLRRAEPPALPEMSQQQVLRHYLRLSQENLGADLNIDVGQGTCTMKYSPKVNDQFARDPRIAALHPLQDEDTVQGVLGIIHGLEQLLKEISGMDRVSLQPGAGSAAIYTNVAMIRAYFAARGELEQRDEIITTIFSHPSNAACAKTAGFKVITLHPDADGYPDIEALRAAAGPRTAALLITNPEDTGIYNPRIEEFVRIVHEAGGLCSYDQANANGILGITRARDAGFDLCHFNLHKTFSTPHACGGPAAGACAVTEELAPYLPRPTVEPDPGTGRYRLDDDRPESVGKMRPFHGVVPNLVRAYAWIMSLGAPGLRAAAETAVLNNNYLLHKVRQIPGVSVPYAAGRPRVEQVRYSWEKLHEDTGLHSEDLGLRAADFGTHYWTSHHPYVVPEPMTLEPTESYTRADLDEYAAILSEVAREAYEDPETVRTAPHRSTIHRVRPEALDDPAVWAVSWRAYRRKVLGEAER, encoded by the coding sequence GTGACCGCCCCGCACACTCCCGCGTCCGTCTCCCCCGATCGGGCACGCATCGCCGGCAAGCCGCGCCTGCGCCGTTTCCGGCAGGCGTCCTGGGACGAGGAGCTGATCTTCGAGCTCGGCTCGCCGGGTGAGCGCGGCGTCCTCGTACCGGCCCCGGACCCGTCCGTCCCGGCGGCCGAGGTGCCCGCGGTCCTGCGCCGGGCCGAACCGCCCGCCCTGCCGGAGATGTCCCAGCAGCAGGTCCTGCGGCACTACCTGCGCCTGTCGCAGGAGAATCTGGGCGCCGACCTCAACATCGACGTCGGCCAGGGCACCTGCACCATGAAGTACAGCCCCAAGGTCAACGACCAGTTCGCCCGCGACCCGCGGATCGCGGCGCTGCACCCGCTCCAGGACGAGGACACGGTCCAGGGCGTCCTCGGGATCATCCACGGCCTGGAACAGCTCCTGAAGGAGATCTCCGGCATGGACCGGGTCTCGCTCCAGCCGGGCGCCGGGTCCGCCGCGATCTACACCAACGTGGCGATGATCCGCGCGTACTTCGCCGCGCGCGGCGAGCTGGAGCAGCGCGACGAGATCATCACGACGATCTTCTCCCACCCGTCGAACGCGGCCTGCGCGAAGACGGCGGGTTTCAAGGTCATCACGCTCCACCCGGACGCGGACGGCTACCCGGACATCGAGGCGCTGCGGGCGGCGGCCGGTCCGCGCACGGCGGCGCTCCTCATCACCAACCCCGAGGACACGGGCATCTACAACCCGCGCATCGAGGAGTTCGTGCGGATCGTGCACGAGGCGGGCGGTCTGTGCTCGTACGACCAGGCCAACGCGAACGGCATCCTCGGCATCACCCGGGCCCGGGACGCGGGTTTCGACCTGTGCCACTTCAATCTGCACAAGACGTTCTCGACGCCGCACGCGTGCGGCGGCCCGGCGGCGGGCGCGTGCGCGGTCACCGAGGAACTCGCCCCGTACCTGCCGCGCCCGACGGTCGAGCCGGACCCGGGGACGGGCAGGTACCGGCTGGACGACGACCGGCCCGAGTCGGTCGGCAAGATGCGGCCGTTCCACGGGGTCGTGCCGAACCTGGTCCGCGCGTACGCCTGGATCATGTCGCTCGGCGCACCGGGCCTGCGGGCCGCCGCGGAGACGGCCGTCCTCAACAACAACTACCTGCTCCACAAGGTGCGGCAGATCCCGGGCGTCTCGGTCCCCTACGCGGCGGGACGCCCGCGCGTCGAACAGGTCCGCTACAGCTGGGAGAAGCTCCACGAGGACACCGGCCTGCACTCCGAGGACCTCGGTCTGCGCGCCGCGGACTTCGGCACGCACTACTGGACCAGCCACCACCCGTACGTCGTTCCGGAGCCCATGACGCTGGAGCCGACCGAGTCCTACACCCGCGCCGACCTCGACGAGTACGCGGCGATCCTCTCGGAGGTCGCCCGGGAGGCGTACGAGGACCCCGAGACCGTCCGTACGGCGCCACACCGCTCGACCATCCACCGGGTCCGCCCGGAGGCCCTGGACGACCCGGCGGTCTGGGCGGTCTCCTGGCGCGCCTACCGCCGCAAGGTGCTCGGCGAAGCCGAGCGGTGA
- a CDS encoding VOC family protein codes for MKIHLSSVFVDDQDKALRFYTDVLGFVKKHEVPLGEDRWLTVVSPEDPDGTELLLEPDGHPAVKPYKTALMTDGIPAASFAVDDVRAEFDRLRGLGVRFTQEPLKMGPVTTAVLDDTCGNLIQIVHSE; via the coding sequence GTGAAGATCCACCTTTCCAGCGTCTTCGTCGACGACCAGGACAAGGCCCTGCGCTTCTACACCGACGTGCTGGGCTTCGTGAAGAAGCACGAGGTCCCGCTGGGCGAGGACCGCTGGCTGACCGTGGTCTCGCCGGAGGACCCCGACGGGACCGAACTGCTGCTGGAGCCCGACGGCCACCCCGCCGTGAAGCCGTACAAGACGGCCCTGATGACGGACGGCATCCCGGCCGCCTCCTTCGCCGTGGACGACGTGCGGGCGGAGTTCGACCGGCTGCGCGGGCTCGGGGTGCGCTTCACCCAGGAACCGCTGAAAATGGGACCGGTCACCACTGCGGTCCTGGACGACACCTGCGGCAACCTGATCCAGATCGTGCACAGCGAGTAG
- a CDS encoding erythromycin esterase family protein, whose protein sequence is MAIDIKETVHAVEAAAVMRLLPNRPRMLALGEPTHGEDTLLGLRNELFRQLVEQEGYRTITVESDCVRGLVVDDYVTSGTGTLDEVMEHGFSHGWGAHAGNRELVRWMRAHNDGRPASQQVRFAGFDGPLEITAAESPRRTLTALHDHLSARLDADLLPCTAETLDRLLGPDDRWTEPAAMTDPSRSVGRSADADRLRLIADDLVALLDAQEPHLIGTVPQDEGDRLRLYGRTATGLLRYHHWMADPSPARMTRLVGLRDQMMAHNLLALAERGPVLVHAHNSHLQREKSSMRMWQGPVEWWSAGALAGARLGEEYAFVATALGTIRHRGVDAPPPDTLEGLLYALPEDRCVVDAPRLAAALDGTPPAPRVSPWFGYAPFDPAHLADSDGIVFVKDVSRG, encoded by the coding sequence ATGGCAATCGACATCAAGGAAACCGTCCATGCCGTCGAGGCCGCCGCCGTCATGCGGCTGCTCCCGAACCGGCCCCGGATGCTCGCCCTGGGCGAGCCCACCCACGGCGAGGACACCCTCCTCGGCCTGCGCAACGAACTCTTCCGGCAGCTCGTCGAGCAGGAGGGCTACCGGACGATCACGGTCGAGAGCGACTGCGTGAGGGGCCTGGTCGTGGACGACTACGTCACCTCGGGCACGGGCACGCTCGACGAGGTCATGGAACACGGATTCAGCCACGGCTGGGGCGCCCACGCGGGCAACCGCGAACTCGTGCGCTGGATGCGTGCCCACAACGACGGCCGGCCCGCTTCCCAGCAGGTCCGCTTCGCCGGTTTCGACGGCCCGCTGGAGATCACCGCGGCCGAGAGCCCCCGGCGGACCCTCACTGCCCTCCACGACCACCTCTCGGCCAGGCTGGACGCGGACCTGCTCCCCTGCACCGCGGAAACCCTCGACCGTCTGCTCGGCCCCGACGACCGGTGGACCGAGCCCGCCGCGATGACGGACCCGTCGCGGTCCGTGGGACGGTCGGCCGATGCCGACCGGCTGCGGCTGATCGCCGACGACCTGGTGGCACTGCTCGACGCACAGGAACCGCACCTGATCGGGACGGTCCCGCAGGACGAAGGGGACCGGCTGCGGCTGTACGGGCGCACCGCGACCGGCCTGCTGCGCTACCACCACTGGATGGCCGACCCCTCACCGGCCCGCATGACCCGGCTGGTGGGCCTTCGGGACCAGATGATGGCCCACAACCTCCTCGCCCTCGCCGAGCGGGGCCCGGTGCTCGTCCACGCCCACAACTCCCACCTCCAGCGGGAGAAGAGCTCGATGCGGATGTGGCAGGGGCCGGTGGAGTGGTGGAGCGCCGGGGCGCTGGCGGGCGCCCGGCTCGGCGAGGAGTACGCCTTCGTGGCCACGGCCCTCGGCACGATCCGGCACCGGGGTGTGGACGCACCGCCGCCGGACACCCTCGAAGGGCTCCTGTACGCGCTGCCGGAGGACCGTTGTGTCGTCGACGCCCCACGACTGGCCGCCGCCCTCGACGGCACACCGCCAGCGCCCCGCGTTTCCCCCTGGTTCGGCTACGCCCCGTTCGACCCGGCCCACCTGGCGGACAGCGACGGCATCGTGTTCGTCAAGGACGTATCCCGGGGGTAG